One genomic window of Candidatus Zixiibacteriota bacterium includes the following:
- the atpH gene encoding ATP synthase F1 subunit delta gives MIAAEVAKRYAHGLFLLALEKNLIDRLAEEMRDLDNLLSADKSLLRFLAAPQVRDHDKFAVMRNVFSGKVSREFEEFLMHVVTKRRNPYLRDIAEAFENLVLEYRGYVKTKVVTAVPMDEKQKETLARKLESKTRKRIMLRTAVDPSIIGGVVVFLGDKIIDMSIRYRLSVLRDQLQALKVH, from the coding sequence ATGATTGCTGCTGAAGTTGCCAAACGGTACGCGCATGGGTTGTTTCTTCTTGCGCTTGAAAAGAATTTGATTGACAGACTGGCTGAGGAGATGCGTGATCTCGATAATCTGCTCAGCGCCGACAAATCTCTGCTGCGCTTTCTTGCAGCACCCCAGGTCAGGGATCATGATAAGTTCGCTGTAATGCGAAATGTGTTCTCCGGCAAAGTCTCGAGAGAATTTGAAGAGTTTCTGATGCACGTGGTCACCAAAAGGCGTAACCCTTACCTGCGCGACATCGCTGAGGCATTCGAGAATCTTGTTCTCGAGTACAGAGGATATGTCAAAACTAAGGTTGTGACGGCTGTTCCCATGGATGAGAAGCAGAAAGAGACTCTCGCTCGGAAACTTGAATCCAAGACGCGAAAGAGAATCATGCTACGGACGGCGGTCGATCCGTCGATCATAGGCGGCGTGGTTGTATTCCTTGGAGACAAGATAATCGATATGTCAATCAGGTATCGCCTCAGTGTTTTGAGGGATCAACTCCAGGCATTGAAGGTGCATTAG
- the atpF gene encoding F0F1 ATP synthase subunit B, translating into MISIEWQQILTHIIGFVIALLILKKYAWKPLLGMIDERREKIQGDFDKASDELKKAEKLRVDYEQRMKEAEVDARAKIQEAIRDGQNVAAEIKDTARNEARELIERAKEELSRDVDKAKIQLKLDIVRMTLSATEKMINEKLDEAKHRQMIEGFINEVEKI; encoded by the coding sequence GTGATTAGCATTGAGTGGCAACAGATACTGACCCATATTATCGGTTTTGTCATCGCCCTTTTGATTCTGAAGAAATACGCCTGGAAGCCTCTCCTCGGCATGATCGATGAACGCCGCGAGAAGATTCAGGGCGACTTTGATAAGGCATCTGACGAGCTCAAGAAGGCTGAGAAGTTGCGCGTCGACTACGAACAGCGCATGAAAGAAGCCGAGGTCGATGCTCGCGCGAAGATTCAGGAGGCTATCCGCGACGGCCAGAATGTGGCTGCCGAAATCAAGGATACCGCCCGTAACGAAGCTCGCGAGTTGATCGAAAGAGCCAAGGAAGAGCTCTCCCGCGATGTCGACAAGGCGAAGATTCAGCTTAAGCTCGATATCGTCAGGATGACACTCTCAGCTACTGAGAAGATGATCAATGAGAAGCTTGACGAAGCGAAGCATCGTCAGATGATCGAAGGGTTCATTAACGAGGTCGAGAAGATTTAA
- the atpE gene encoding ATP synthase F0 subunit C encodes MDVQTALGFSLPIGLALAAIGSGLGLGRAVGSAMEAMGRQPEAAGKIQLGMIIGAALIEALTIYSLVGFFVLSGKIG; translated from the coding sequence ATGGACGTTCAAACAGCATTAGGTTTCTCGTTGCCGATCGGTCTGGCACTTGCGGCTATCGGTTCCGGTTTGGGTCTCGGCCGTGCGGTCGGCTCAGCGATGGAAGCCATGGGGCGTCAGCCTGAAGCGGCTGGTAAGATTCAGCTCGGCATGATTATCGGTGCCGCTCTGATCGAGGCGCTCACGATTTACTCGCTAGTCGGATTTTTCGTTCTATCGGGCAAGATCGGCTAA